CAGCAAAATCAACAGCATTAGTAGGAGCATATTTAACAAAAGGGACAATAGGAAATGTTGGAATGCCAGGAGCACCAATTGCTCACTTTTCTTTAGTAGTTGTACCTGGAGCAAACAGTGTTTCTGGGACCGTAGAAATTACGCAAGCAATTTCTGGACCAACAAGTAATATTGTTGTTAAAAATGTAAAAGGACAAATTAGAGCAACAGGATTTGGTAAAATAACTAAAGTTGTAAGTTTAGAAGGTGAATATTTTGTATCATTTCCACCACCAGCAATTGGATCTTATTTAGGTAAATTCTCTGCACATATGGCAATTGATAATGATTGGAACGGACAAGGAGGTTTTACTTATGGTAGTTCAAATATCGATGATGTACCAGTAAAATCTGATAACTAAAAACCGAACCAATTTTAGTATTGTAAATTAATTCAATAAATAATTGCAGGAAAATTGATGTTTAAGAAATGTTGGTTTTCCTGTATTATTTTTACAAACTAAAAGTTGCGCGTTGCAATCTGTCATTAATAGATTTTCCTAAACCGTTATCAGGAAATCTTTCTGTAATTATTACATCTAATTTTTGATGATCTAATTCGTGTAAAGAATCATACAATTTTGATGCAGCTTCTTGCATAGAACCTTTTTCAGATAAAAGAATTTCTGTTAAATAAGCATCGTTTAAGGAGTCTTTAAAAACAAGAATTCCAATTTTTTTTCCTTGATGTTTTTTAACTTCATTAGCAACATCATCAACCAAGAAAGTACGAGTAGAAGGCGCATAATGTCTTGCTAACATACCAGGAGCATCAGGACTTACTTCTTCTTTATTTTTGATGTTAATTTCACCAACTACAGCTTCAATATCTTCTAAAGCTAAAGCACCTAATCTGTAAATTATTGGTTCCTCATTTTCAAAACCAATAATGGTAGATTCAATTCCGTTTGTACAAGAACCACCATCTAAAACTTGCTGAATATCATTTTTAAAATAACGTTCTACATGTTCTGGTTTTGTAGGACTGATACTTCCAAAAGGATTTGCACTTGGTGCTGCCAAAGGAAAAGGAAGTTGTCTTAATAACTCTAAAGTTACAGGATGATTTGGAACACGAACAGCAACTGTGTCTTTTCCTGCTGTTATAATATCAGGAATTTTATCACTCTTTTTTAAAACCAGAGTCATAGAACCTGGCCAAAAAGCAGCTGCTAATAACTTTGCCTTTTCAGGAACATGAATTACAATATCTTTCAATGAATCAATAGAAGGAATATGTACAATTAACGGATTAAAAAATGGTCTTTTCTTTGTTGAGAAAATAGATTTTATTGCTTTTTCGCTAAATATATTACCTGCTAAACCATAAACTGTTTCAGTAGGTATTGCAACCAATTCTTCATTGGTTAATAGCGTAATTGCTTTTTGTATGTCTTTAGAAATAATGCTCATAATTCGTTTGCAAAATTACGTATAAAATACCTAGATTTTTCAAAAAAATATCTAGTCTTAAAATATAGTTACAAGTGAAAATTATTTTATTCATATTGTAAGAGAAATACACCTTTTTAATCACCTAAATAAAATGTTTTTACCAAAAAAAAACAGCTATCTAAATTAGATAACTGTTTTTTAATATTACTCTTTTGTATAATTATTCGGTTACTAATATTCTTTTAATTGCTTTTTCCTTTCCGTTGCTAATTTCAACAAAATATAACCCTGAATTTAAAGAAGACAAATCTATTTCTTCTAATAAATCATTTGAGTTTAATTGAACTTGTAAAATTTTACTACCTAAAACAGAAAACACATTAACTGTGTTAAAATCGTTTGAAGCTCTTTTGATATATAATTTACCTTGATTAACAGGGTTAGGGTATAAGTTTACCCCTAATTCCGAAAGAGTAAATTCATCGTTTGATAATGTAGACAATGTTCCAAAGAATTCAATTTCTCCAATAGCAGACCAAGCACTCTCTCTATTATCTCTATTAATATTATACCTTCCGTAACCTATTAATTTTACATAGCGAGCGTCTGTATCAACTTCAAACTCATTAAACTCTGTTGTACCAGTTTCTGTAAATAACAATCCATCAGAAGTCGGTAAAACCATTGAGAAATCAGAAACATTTGTACCTGTCGTTGATACCAATATTTGAATTCCGAAAGAATCAGGTTTATTTGTGGTATTGAATTGAATGAAATCTAAAGTATATTCATCTCCTAAGTCGTAAATAACATATTCTCCATCACCTTTATAATCTCCATCTAAGACTTTTCCATCTTCTGCAGTCCAAACAGAACTCATGTCTTTATCTAAAGTATTCGTTGCTATTTCTGATTTAGAGCTATTATCACTTGAAAAAGAATGTATTGTAACAGGATCACCAGACACACCTGTATTGATTAAATTTGTACGAGCAGCAGCCTCTTGAGTAACAGTTAACGTTCTTATAATATCATCACCTCCTGCATCTTGAGTAAAAGTTACCGTGCCAGTTTTACTACTTGTATTTGTGTTTTCTGTAACCGTAACTACAACTTTTTCATTACCAGAACTCGAACTTATATCAATAGTTATCCAATTATCATTAGACGTTGCAGTCCAACTTACATTGGCAGTAACAGAAACATCGTAACTAGCTGCAACCTGAGTAAGCGTTGGTAAACTACTAACGGTTAAAGTCTCACCAATTACAATAGTACAATCACCATCAAGAATATTAGTACCTGAATAATCTACAAAACACGCTCCAACTCCGTAACCAACCATATCATCAGTTGTTGGAGCATAAGTACCCATATTAGCACCTTTACCTGTTGCTCCTGAAAAAGTGAAAATTTCACCATCAGCAGCAGCAGTAATTCCTGTATCTTCAGAAAGACCAGTGTTAGTAGCGCCTAAAGAAGTGCCATTATAAACGTTTCCAGTGTAAGATAATGCAGTACCAAGATCATTATAATCACCCGTAATAACGTCAGTTAAATTTGAGTTACCATCAGCAAAATAAATTAAGTTATTTTCAATTATACCTGTTGGGTCGTTTGATCCTTTAGCTGTGTTGTAGTAAAAAGGAGAATTCGTGTTTATAATTGTGTTATTAGAAACGTTTATATCTACTACTTTTTGATACCCGTTTGAAACACCTGTAGAAGAACAATCAACATCAGCATTATCACCTCCTCCTAAAAATGTGATACCATTATTCCACTGGGCCTGAGAATCAACATTAATACAATCTTTAATATAATTATTCGTAATTTTATGGTTACTGTCAACAATTCTAATTCCTCCAGTACCTTCGGTGTTTTCTCCTAAAAAGTAATTTCCATCAACAGTAGCATCCGAACCATGACGTAGTACTAAAGAACCTCTACAGCGTCTAAACGTGTTATTGGTATATTTGTTACCATAACTTTTATTCGTAATAATTTCATTTTCACCATCAGCCTTCACAAAATAGTTGTTGCTAATTGTGGCAACACTATTTACATTTTGATATTCACTTGTTCCTATTCTAATGGTTTCACTATCTCCTGCATTTGATAAGTTTCCATCAACTACATAATCAGCATAAAGCTCAAGTATTTTTTCAAAATTATAAAAATAATTATTAGTAATTATATGACCAACTGTTTCACAACGGTTATTAACAGTTTGATAACCATTATTTGGCTCACCATCTTCAGGTTCATTATAAGGAGGTTCCCATGCATTATATTCATACTCAGCTAATATCATTGCACCTGCAGTTTTTTTATTCATAAGTGAACAGTTAGTTACGGTGTTATAAGTTCCATATAAAACAATCCATCTATGTTTTACTACTGCTGGTGTGTCTTCTGGGTCATCCGGTGATAAACCTTCCATTAATTCGGCATTTTCAACTCCTAAACCATCAATTACACAATTTTGAATTGTACTGTGATTCGCAAAAACATAACCATTTCTAAATTGAATAAAATTACTAGTTCCATAACCACCTTTCCAATAAAAACCATCAACAATAATATAATCTCCAGCGATACTCATTGGCATACCATTGGTAAATGTAACTCCTCCAGGAGTTGCCGTTTTAATTGTAATTGGCGAATCTGATGTACCAGTTGTAGGGTTAATTACTAGTCTATCTTCTGAAGTATAGGTTCCGTCTGCTAAAATAACTGTATCTCCTGCTCCTAGAGTTGAAAAGTCAAAAGCTTCAAGTTCATCGTCTCCATCAATGTTATGAGTATTTTGAGAAAATGTATTATAATTACAAATTAATAATAATATGAAGATTTTAATATGAAATTTTTTAAATAAGCTACTTTTAGTTTTAGTAATTTTTAATTTCATTTTAGTATATTTTTTAGTAAATTAAATTGGTTTACCAATTTGGTTTACCAAATATAGTTTATAATTTTGTTAATTAAAAAAAATATAGTTGAAATTTTAATTTTCATTTCTCAGGGATAAATTATAAATTTATGAGTCTACATAAAGAGAAAAGATCTTTATATGTAAACCCTATTTTTTAGTACTTTGACTAAAAAAGAAATTATTGCAGATTCGTTTCATAACTAAAAGAATCAAAAAGAACATAATTTTCTGAAGTTGTTTTTACATCACCCATAAAATGCAAATTCTCTAAACTATTGTGCACTTTAAATTTGATGTTGCTTTTTACTTTGGTCTGTAATGTTTTTACCAATTGATTATTAATGTACCATTTTACCAAATAAAATCCATCAACATCAATCAATTCCATTTTAAATTCGGAATAAGTATCCATTTTTACGGCAAAATGACTTGAGCTTGAAGGTGAAAATTGAGAAACACAATATACAATTCCTTCATCAGCTTTTAAGTTGATTTTCTCTCGATCTAATTTTTGTCCCGAACCAATTTCAAAATCGAATTCAAACTCTTCTTTTTGGTTGTGATATAAAAAAGCACCAATACTAACTTGTTCGTACAATTTAAATTTTGGAACAAAAATGCGCCATTTATAAATACCTGTTGTAAAGTTTTTTCTTTTGCTTCTTACTTTAACTCTGTCTATAGAATTAGCTCTTGTAGTTATTTTTAGTTGCTTATTTTCTAAGGAATAAGAAGCAGGACTTTTCCATGAATTGTCTATCCAATTGTTTTCAAATTTGGTTTTATCATCAAAATTATCTAAAAAAGGCGTTGTACTTTTCATAAACAAAGTATTAATACTTCCACAATTTGAAAAAGTGATGATAGAAACTAGTAATAAAAAACATCTAATTTTAGTTTTCATTTTTATGGATAAATTATAGTTTTATAAAAATAGATAAATCTATATGAAGACAAAGGATTTTTATTTGTAAACCCTA
The window above is part of the Polaribacter sp. SA4-12 genome. Proteins encoded here:
- a CDS encoding DUF1842 domain-containing protein, whose amino-acid sequence is MSNTAAKSTALVGAYLTKGTIGNVGMPGAPIAHFSLVVVPGANSVSGTVEITQAISGPTSNIVVKNVKGQIRATGFGKITKVVSLEGEYFVSFPPPAIGSYLGKFSAHMAIDNDWNGQGGFTYGSSNIDDVPVKSDN
- a CDS encoding L-threonylcarbamoyladenylate synthase, producing the protein MSIISKDIQKAITLLTNEELVAIPTETVYGLAGNIFSEKAIKSIFSTKKRPFFNPLIVHIPSIDSLKDIVIHVPEKAKLLAAAFWPGSMTLVLKKSDKIPDIITAGKDTVAVRVPNHPVTLELLRQLPFPLAAPSANPFGSISPTKPEHVERYFKNDIQQVLDGGSCTNGIESTIIGFENEEPIIYRLGALALEDIEAVVGEINIKNKEEVSPDAPGMLARHYAPSTRTFLVDDVANEVKKHQGKKIGILVFKDSLNDAYLTEILLSEKGSMQEAASKLYDSLHELDHQKLDVIITERFPDNGLGKSINDRLQRATFSL
- a CDS encoding chondroitinase-B domain-containing protein — its product is MKLKITKTKSSLFKKFHIKIFILLLICNYNTFSQNTHNIDGDDELEAFDFSTLGAGDTVILADGTYTSEDRLVINPTTGTSDSPITIKTATPGGVTFTNGMPMSIAGDYIIVDGFYWKGGYGTSNFIQFRNGYVFANHSTIQNCVIDGLGVENAELMEGLSPDDPEDTPAVVKHRWIVLYGTYNTVTNCSLMNKKTAGAMILAEYEYNAWEPPYNEPEDGEPNNGYQTVNNRCETVGHIITNNYFYNFEKILELYADYVVDGNLSNAGDSETIRIGTSEYQNVNSVATISNNYFVKADGENEIITNKSYGNKYTNNTFRRCRGSLVLRHGSDATVDGNYFLGENTEGTGGIRIVDSNHKITNNYIKDCINVDSQAQWNNGITFLGGGDNADVDCSSTGVSNGYQKVVDINVSNNTIINTNSPFYYNTAKGSNDPTGIIENNLIYFADGNSNLTDVITGDYNDLGTALSYTGNVYNGTSLGATNTGLSEDTGITAAADGEIFTFSGATGKGANMGTYAPTTDDMVGYGVGACFVDYSGTNILDGDCTIVIGETLTVSSLPTLTQVAASYDVSVTANVSWTATSNDNWITIDISSSSGNEKVVVTVTENTNTSSKTGTVTFTQDAGGDDIIRTLTVTQEAAARTNLINTGVSGDPVTIHSFSSDNSSKSEIATNTLDKDMSSVWTAEDGKVLDGDYKGDGEYVIYDLGDEYTLDFIQFNTTNKPDSFGIQILVSTTGTNVSDFSMVLPTSDGLLFTETGTTEFNEFEVDTDARYVKLIGYGRYNINRDNRESAWSAIGEIEFFGTLSTLSNDEFTLSELGVNLYPNPVNQGKLYIKRASNDFNTVNVFSVLGSKILQVQLNSNDLLEEIDLSSLNSGLYFVEISNGKEKAIKRILVTE